One Elaeis guineensis isolate ETL-2024a chromosome 10, EG11, whole genome shotgun sequence genomic window carries:
- the LOC105052883 gene encoding uncharacterized protein has product MGSCFSSITTTNWVQPPTASVVCLDGSLREYLTAVKVYEVLGSLHPSCFLCSSDELYIDADIPALGSNQSLELGQLYFMLPVAKLEHRLTGSEMAALAVKASLALAVAVETRRRTIQVMPVEAVSGVSEEEEEIFSLKKFDEFSYGISESKRKTGMSASLRVKLVGRRFNRLRLSTIGELGE; this is encoded by the coding sequence ATGGGCTCTTGCTTCTCCTCCATTACCACCACCAATTGGGTTCAGCCTCCAACGGCCAGTGTCGTTTGCTTGGATGGCTCTCTGAGAGAGTACCTTACTGCTGTTAAGGTGTATGAGGTCCTCGGCTCCCTCCACCCCTCCTGCTTTCTTTGCAGCTCCGACGAGCTCTACATCGATGCCGACATCCCGGCGTTGGGTTCGAACCAGTCGCTTGAGCTCGGTCAGTTGTATTTTATGCTTCCGGTTGCGAAGCTCGAGCACAGGCTAACGGGTTCGGAAATGGCGGCGCTTGCGGTCAAGGCTAGCTTGGCGTTGGCGGTGGCGGTGGAGACGAGACGGCGGACGATTCAAGTTATGCCGGTCGAGGCGGTCAGTGGAGTGtccgaagaagaagaggagatttttagtttgaagaaatttgatgaattcaGTTATGGGATTTCTGAATCAAAAAGGAAGACAGGGATGAGTGCTTCTTTACGGGTAAAATTGGTGGGTCGTCGGTTTAATAGATTGAGGCTTAGCACCATAGGCGAGCTTGGTGAATGA